In Leptodesmis sichuanensis A121, the following are encoded in one genomic region:
- a CDS encoding AtzE family amidohydrolase, producing the protein MTNAFPDATSIAESVRGREISAKSVVAAALARIAEYNPRLNCFTTILADRALAEAEAVDQAIAQGQDPGLLAGVPFGVKDLFDIAGVVTLAGSKINRDRPPATQDATLITRLKQAGAILVGAQNMDEYAYGFVTENSHYGPSRNPHDLNRITGGSSGGSVASVASGMVPFSLGSDTNGSIRVPAALCGIFGLKPTYGRLSRARTYPFVGSLDHLGPFTRSVRDLALIFDLLQGHDPADPVCTTRSPVPCLPELTKGIDGLRIAVADGYFAQGGEPEAFETVARVADALGTQQTITIPEAGRARAAAFIITACEGSNLHLKDLRQRPQDFDPATRDRFLAGALIPANWYLQAQRFRQWYRDRVRELFTQVDIILAPTVPCVAPLIGQTTWVLDGVEMLVRPNVGLFTQPLSFIGLPIVSVPLHRPGKLPLGVQVIGAPYQEASVLRVAAFLEAHGISSAPVPAIPNS; encoded by the coding sequence ATGACTAACGCTTTTCCAGACGCTACCAGCATTGCCGAAAGTGTACGGGGTCGAGAAATATCGGCCAAGTCAGTCGTCGCGGCGGCGTTAGCTCGAATTGCAGAATACAACCCCCGCCTCAATTGCTTTACCACCATCCTGGCCGATCGCGCCCTGGCAGAAGCTGAAGCGGTGGATCAGGCGATCGCGCAAGGTCAGGATCCTGGTCTCCTGGCGGGAGTTCCTTTTGGCGTAAAGGATTTATTTGATATTGCAGGAGTGGTGACGCTGGCAGGTTCCAAAATTAACCGCGATCGTCCTCCGGCGACTCAGGATGCTACGCTGATCACCCGGCTCAAACAGGCTGGGGCGATTTTGGTGGGGGCACAGAATATGGATGAGTATGCCTATGGCTTTGTCACGGAAAACAGTCACTATGGGCCAAGCCGTAATCCCCATGATTTGAATCGGATCACGGGCGGTTCTTCTGGCGGTTCTGTAGCATCAGTGGCTTCAGGCATGGTGCCTTTCTCCCTGGGGTCAGATACCAATGGATCGATCCGGGTGCCTGCCGCGCTCTGTGGCATTTTTGGCCTGAAACCCACCTATGGGCGGCTGTCCCGTGCCCGCACTTATCCCTTCGTTGGCAGCCTGGATCATCTGGGGCCGTTTACCCGATCGGTGCGAGATCTGGCCTTAATCTTTGACCTTTTGCAGGGCCATGATCCCGCTGATCCCGTCTGCACCACTCGTTCCCCAGTTCCCTGCCTGCCAGAATTGACCAAAGGGATCGACGGACTACGAATTGCAGTAGCAGATGGATACTTTGCCCAAGGGGGAGAGCCAGAAGCTTTTGAAACAGTCGCCAGGGTCGCCGATGCTTTGGGAACCCAGCAAACCATTACAATTCCGGAGGCGGGTCGAGCGCGAGCAGCCGCATTTATCATTACCGCCTGTGAAGGAAGCAATTTGCATTTAAAGGACTTACGGCAGCGGCCTCAAGATTTTGATCCGGCCACTCGCGATCGCTTCCTGGCAGGTGCGCTAATCCCTGCCAACTGGTACTTACAAGCCCAACGGTTCCGCCAGTGGTATCGCGATCGGGTACGGGAACTGTTTACCCAGGTCGATATCATTCTGGCTCCCACCGTTCCCTGTGTAGCTCCATTGATTGGTCAAACGACCTGGGTATTGGATGGTGTAGAAATGCTGGTACGTCCCAATGTAGGATTATTTACTCAGCCGCTGTCGTTCATCGGGCTACCCATTGTTTCCGTACCTCTGCACCGCCCCGGAAAACTGCCGTTAGGCGTTCAAGTTATTGGCGCCCCCTATCAGGAAGCCTCCGTCCTGAGAGTTGCCGCTTTCCTGGAAGCTCACGGCATTTCATCCGCTCCCGTCCCGGCCATCCCTAACTCTTAA
- a CDS encoding aldo/keto reductase has product MSLSSSAYLAFTPDLTICRILNGMWQVSGGHGRIDPKAAIASMFDYVDAGFTTWDLADHYGPAEDFIGEFRRQLQATRGVESLSKIQAFTKWVPRPGKMTRQIVEDNINISLRRMDVPALDLLQFHWWEYRDPGYLDALKYMAELQQEGKIKHLALTNFDTEHLKIILDHGIQIVSNQVQYSLVDRRPEVAMAAFCQQHNIKLFTYGTVCGGLLSEKYLGVQEPGRWELNTASQRKYHQMIDAWGGWSLFQELLQTLHTIAQKHAVSIANVAVRFILDQPAVGGVIVGARLGVSEHIADNARVFEFSLDESDRAQLEAVTRQSRNLFQMIGDCGDEYRR; this is encoded by the coding sequence ATGTCCCTGTCCTCCTCCGCTTATCTTGCCTTTACTCCTGACCTGACCATTTGCCGGATTCTAAATGGTATGTGGCAGGTTTCTGGTGGTCATGGCAGGATTGACCCCAAAGCCGCGATCGCCAGTATGTTTGACTATGTAGATGCCGGATTTACCACCTGGGATTTAGCTGACCACTATGGCCCTGCGGAAGATTTCATTGGCGAATTCCGGCGACAGTTGCAGGCTACCCGTGGAGTAGAAAGTCTGTCAAAGATTCAGGCGTTTACCAAGTGGGTGCCCCGTCCCGGTAAGATGACTCGCCAGATTGTCGAGGATAACATCAATATTTCCCTGCGCCGGATGGATGTACCCGCCCTGGATCTGCTGCAGTTTCACTGGTGGGAGTACCGCGATCCGGGCTATCTGGATGCTCTCAAATATATGGCCGAGTTACAGCAGGAAGGCAAAATTAAGCACCTGGCCCTGACCAACTTTGATACTGAACACCTGAAAATCATCCTGGATCATGGGATTCAGATTGTGTCCAATCAGGTGCAGTATTCCCTAGTCGATCGCCGTCCAGAAGTGGCAATGGCTGCTTTTTGCCAGCAGCACAATATCAAACTATTCACCTATGGCACGGTTTGCGGCGGCTTGCTGTCCGAAAAATACCTGGGCGTGCAGGAACCGGGACGTTGGGAGTTGAATACCGCCTCGCAGCGCAAGTACCACCAGATGATTGATGCCTGGGGTGGCTGGAGTTTATTTCAGGAATTGTTGCAAACGCTGCATACGATCGCTCAAAAACACGCAGTCAGCATTGCCAACGTCGCCGTTCGGTTCATTCTGGATCAGCCCGCGGTAGGAGGGGTCATCGTTGGTGCCCGTCTGGGCGTGTCAGAGCACATTGCTGATAATGCCAGAGTGTTTGAATTCAGTCTGGATGAGAGCGATCGTGCTCAGTTAGAGGCCGTAACTCGTCAATCTCGTAACCTGTTTCAAATGATTGGCGATTGTGGAGACGAATACAGGCGGTAG
- a CDS encoding ribbon-helix-helix domain-containing protein codes for MQCNCGIIPEQEDWANQQGRPVANLATFLVELGLRDAKEKGDYIPQKPTNQRS; via the coding sequence TTGCAATGCAATTGCGGGATTATCCCTGAGCAAGAGGATTGGGCAAACCAGCAAGGTCGTCCAGTTGCTAACCTTGCAACTTTTCTGGTCGAGCTAGGGTTGAGAGATGCCAAGGAAAAAGGGGACTACATTCCCCAGAAGCCCACCAATCAAAGAAGTTAG
- a CDS encoding LabA-like NYN domain-containing protein — protein MQLIPKPERNGSSVGRPSNSGKSVEPSISGFVESPSYIPSSYQIDESPHDRVIVFIDGSNLFYAALNLGIEIDYTRLLQCLVRNRKLVRSYFYTGVDRTNEKQHGFLLWMSRNGYRVVSKELLQMPDGSKKANLDVEIAVDMLAMAGVYDTAVLVSGDGDLAYAANAVAYKGVQVEVVSLQSMTSDCLLQVADRYTDLASIQQAIAKS, from the coding sequence ATGCAATTAATTCCAAAACCTGAGCGGAATGGCTCCTCTGTTGGCAGACCATCAAATTCTGGCAAATCCGTGGAGCCTTCTATCTCAGGGTTTGTTGAATCCCCCTCCTACATACCATCGTCCTATCAGATAGACGAATCCCCCCACGATCGGGTCATCGTTTTCATTGATGGCTCTAATCTGTTTTACGCCGCTTTAAACTTAGGCATTGAAATCGACTACACCAGATTACTTCAATGCCTTGTCCGCAACCGTAAGTTGGTACGCTCTTACTTCTACACAGGGGTTGATCGCACCAATGAAAAACAACATGGATTTTTACTCTGGATGAGCCGAAATGGCTATCGGGTAGTTTCCAAAGAGTTGTTGCAAATGCCGGATGGCTCTAAAAAAGCCAATCTGGATGTGGAAATTGCCGTGGATATGTTGGCGATGGCAGGAGTCTACGATACGGCAGTGCTGGTTAGCGGCGATGGCGATCTGGCCTATGCTGCGAATGCGGTTGCCTACAAAGGAGTTCAGGTCGAAGTCGTCAGTTTACAATCCATGACCAGCGACTGCCTGCTGCAAGTGGCCGATCGCTACACTGACCTGGCCAGCATCCAACAGGCGATCGCCAAGTCCTGA
- a CDS encoding DUF1818 family protein — protein MSRFLKSGPGWRIGYDPEAVEFQGLVGTDDWALELTEAELDDFCRLLGQLVDTMKQMATELMDEEAIACEVESDRLWLEVEGYPQAYTLRLIVLQGRRAEGCWPAQVVNDLFQATCSLKIF, from the coding sequence ATGTCTCGTTTTCTCAAATCTGGCCCTGGTTGGCGCATTGGCTATGATCCAGAAGCTGTGGAATTCCAGGGGTTAGTAGGCACGGATGACTGGGCCCTGGAATTGACGGAGGCAGAACTGGACGATTTTTGTCGGTTGCTGGGACAACTGGTGGATACCATGAAACAGATGGCCACCGAATTGATGGATGAGGAAGCGATCGCCTGTGAGGTCGAAAGCGATCGCCTCTGGCTGGAAGTGGAGGGGTATCCCCAGGCTTATACCCTACGCTTGATCGTGCTGCAGGGTCGCCGCGCAGAAGGTTGTTGGCCTGCCCAAGTTGTAAATGATTTATTTCAGGCCACCTGCTCATTGAAGATCTTCTAA